The stretch of DNA ACTTCATCTCCCCAACAAATTAGAATATTTCCATTTTTAAGTACATATCCATCTCTTGCTCCTACTTTTTTAGAATCCCAAACGACTTCTCCAGCCTCTCCTATAATACCCGTAAATTGCGGGCCAGCAATAAAGAAAGAATGACTAATACCCGATGCTGATTTCTGTGCCGATAAAAGTAATGGAGTGATTAAAAAAAGGTAAAGACTTAATTTTAAAATTGAATTTATTTTCATTAGGTAAGTGTTTATTATTTTTAAGCTAATATGTCTTTAATTATATGTCCATGCACATCTGTCAATCTCATATCACGACCACCAAAACGAAACGTTAAATGCTCATGATTAATTCCCATTAAATGCATCATGGTAGCATGAAGGTCATGTACCGTAACTTCGTTTTCAATAACTCTGTATCCATAATCATCTGTTCTCCCAAATATGGTACCTCCTTTTATGCCAGCTCCAGCCATCCACATACTGCATGCCGACGGATTGTGATCACGTCCATTCGATCCTTGTGCAAAAGGCGTTCGTCCAAACTCACCTGTCCAAACCACCAAAGTTTCTTCCAGCAATCCTCTCGATTTTAAATCTTTTAAAAGACCAGCTATTGGTTGATCGACAGCATGGGCATTTCTTTCATGCCCATCTTTTAAATTTCCGTGCTGATCCCAACGGTCTGCACTTACTTTAGGGCATGTTAATTCTATAAAACGAACTCCTCTTTCTACCAATCTACGCGCTAATAAACATTGCGCTGCGTAACCACGTGTATGAGGATCATCAGATTCAAAACCGTATAATTTTTTAGTAGCTTTTGTTTCTGCCTTAAATTCTGTTAATTCTGGAATGGAGGATTGCATTTTATAAGCCAATTCGTAATTAGAAATGGCAGATTCTACAGCATCTACTTCTCCTATTTTTGCTAATTGTTGTTGATCTAATTGATTTATAAACCCAAGTTTTTGTTCTTGCAAATTTTTAATTTTCTCTTTAGGTTTAATATTAGCAACAGGTTGGGCTCCTGCCCTTAAAATGGATGCTTGATAAGAAGCAGGTAAAAAACCATTTTTAAAATTGTCTAGACCTCCTGGAGGAATTAAACCGCCATCTAAAACGACATATCCTGGTATGTTTTTGTTTTCGCTTCCTAAACCGTAAGTCATCCAAGAGCCCATACTCGGTCTACCTTGAAGCCCACTACCTGTATGCAAAAAATAGTTCGCATTGGTATGCTCAGGAAATTGTGATGTCATGGATCTAATCAATGCAATATCATCAACGCATGTAGCAATATGTGGAAAGAGCTCACTAACTGGCATTCCACAATCTCCGTATTGTTTAAATTCCCATGGGCTTTTTAAAATCTTACCTACATTATTAAACTGTGTAGCATCAACTTTAAACTTTTTTCTCGGGTCTTGTCCATTTTCTTTTGCAAGCCTTGGTTTGGGATCAAAAGAATCTACTTGCGAAACCCCACCATCCATATAAAGAAAGATAATATTTTTTGCCTTTGGTAAATGGTGCGGCCCTAAGTTAAGATTTGAACTAACATCCAAAATTGATTTTTCTGATCGACCACAAGCCGTAGGGAGCACTCCAAATAAACTCATAAAAGCGAGTGATCCAAAGCCGCCTTTACAGATATCTAACATCTCACGTCGTGAGAGTGGTTTTTGCATAAAATTATGATACTTGCTCATTATATTAGGTATAAGAATTCTTTTAAATTAAATATGCTGTGACAATATTCTTTCCAAATTTCTAAGTTCATATCTAAATCAAAATTTTCTGTTTTTTTCATTTCCTCAAGAAGTGAAATAAACTTTGTAGCATTAGCTATTTCTTCTGTTGATGGTTTTCTAGAAAAAGCATGCATATAAATCCACTCTATTTTTTGATGGAATGATAAACCTTTTTGATCTAGTAATTTTTGTGCCATAATTTCGGCTTGCGTGATTACAAAAGGATCATTCATCAAAATTAAAGATTGAGAAGGCACATTTGTTACATCACGCTTACCAAAAGTGGTAAATGGCATAGGCCGATCAAAAGTTGTCATCATAGGCTCTAAAAAATTTCGTCGCACCTCCTGATAAATACTCCGTCTGCCATTTCCATCTAAGGGACCTGTTTTTTTTGGTCTTCCTC from Flavivirga spongiicola encodes:
- a CDS encoding DUF1501 domain-containing protein; translated protein: MQKPLSRREMLDICKGGFGSLAFMSLFGVLPTACGRSEKSILDVSSNLNLGPHHLPKAKNIIFLYMDGGVSQVDSFDPKPRLAKENGQDPRKKFKVDATQFNNVGKILKSPWEFKQYGDCGMPVSELFPHIATCVDDIALIRSMTSQFPEHTNANYFLHTGSGLQGRPSMGSWMTYGLGSENKNIPGYVVLDGGLIPPGGLDNFKNGFLPASYQASILRAGAQPVANIKPKEKIKNLQEQKLGFINQLDQQQLAKIGEVDAVESAISNYELAYKMQSSIPELTEFKAETKATKKLYGFESDDPHTRGYAAQCLLARRLVERGVRFIELTCPKVSADRWDQHGNLKDGHERNAHAVDQPIAGLLKDLKSRGLLEETLVVWTGEFGRTPFAQGSNGRDHNPSACSMWMAGAGIKGGTIFGRTDDYGYRVIENEVTVHDLHATMMHLMGINHEHLTFRFGGRDMRLTDVHGHIIKDILA